The nucleotide window TGGAGTTTCATGACCGTTTCAATGCTTGTTGGCACTTGTGAAGTTTATGCAGTTTGAAACAACAATTAAAGCAGTTTCTTATTGTTTTCCGTCTTTTACCAATAGCTAATCGAAGCAAATGAAGAGATTTGCTAACTTCTGGAATTGTTCTGATCTACGACAAAGCTGTCTTCACAGTTCTCTTGTGCAGCAATTTGAGTGGGATATTTTCGAACACCTATACAGTCCGGGACTATCGGCGAGTGATTTTCATCTTTTCTCTGAGCTGAAGTAGTGGATTGGAGGGCGGCGCTTCTAAACTGACGTGGAGATCAAAGAAACTGTCACAACTCACTTCCAATCATTGGAGGTTACATTTTATGAAGAGGGTATCACAAAGTTTGttgtacaaatataaaaaatgccTTAATCATCAAGGTGATTATGTACACAAATTAATTTACTTTTGGtaaattcagaaaataatcTCGTATATAGATAATTTAGGGTATACATCTTCAGGTTGATGGCGGAAATTTTTTAGACAACACCAGTGAATGCTTGAAAGATATTATGTAGTAAAATTTAGTCCACCAAGACGACAAATTACGGAAATCGTTTATTTGTTACAGGTCCGTAGAATATCGATGTCGACAAGTACAGACGAAATAACGGGCGAACCAAAACTTTGGTTACTACAAAGGAACTGCACCGAAAGTTGCGAACCTGGTTGTATAATAATTGGTGAACGTACTAAACTTCACTCCTGTATAACATGTTGCGACGAGTATAATTACTGCAACGCCGGCGGCGGGGCTTCACCGAATCGTCACATATCTTGTGCAGTTCTAGTTACAAGTTTCGCTATTTTACGAATCGTATTCGGTTTAATGAGATGCAATACTACTTTCTGTAGATAACAGaaaattactttaatttaaCGTTAATGTTTCAAGCGAATTGTTTACATACCTACGGCGTGGGTAATTTGAGTCACTACGGACAgtattttttgagaattatcgattttgaaaaaaatcgactttATTTGTAACTTTCGTTTTATCTATGAGGACGATATTATGGTTTTAAAGGAAATCGTGtcaaatttcttcataaataacCCTCATCATAACCACAAcattataaaaaagacaaaattttaggttagaaaCTTATTAAGACTCAATCCGTTGTGCGCAAGCGTTGCGAAAGTAGTAGAAGCTTCATCCCCCGGAAGCAGCATTTTTCTATCTCACTTATTCAAACTCGATCCGTTGTGCGCAAGCGTTGCGAAAGTAGTAGGGAAATGTAGTGGGATGAGCTTCAGACTCGATCCGTTGTGCGCAAGCGTTGTGATGGTAGTAGAAGGTTCATTCCTCGGAAGCAGCATTCTTCTATCTCATTTGTTCAGACTCGATCCGTTGTGCGCAAACGTTGAGAAAGTAGTAGGGAAATGTTGTGAGAGGAGCTTCAGACTCCATTCGTTGTGCGCAAGCGTTGTGATGGTAGTAGGCAACTGTAGGGGAAGAGGCTCCATCCTCCGGAAGCAGCATTCTTCTATCTCACTTATTCAGACTCGATCCGTTGTGCGAAAACGTTGCGAAAGTAGTAGGAAGTGTAGTGGGAGAAGCTTCATACCTCGGTTGTTAATATCCATTATAATAACCATTTTTTGGTCAAATCACGCACGggtaatttgttttatttattattatatattactatatattattgtaaataaaaaaaatgtatagaatTGCGCTTGTGAGCATGCTCCATTTGAGAGCATGCGCATGGTCTAAATGACGTATGTAAATATGTCCGCACCGTTGGGAAGTATTAAATATACGGTCGAATGTTCCgataagtttatttttgaagtcgaattaatcaaaaataattgtttatttaccaAATTTGTGCCAAGAGACTGAACTTGTTCCAGATCATCTAATCTTAATTGTAGAtatcgttttcaataaaatgaactacatatttttttttacattgatgAGTAATATTTAACCGAAAGTTGTTTTAAAACGAAACATACATATTCATATAATCTGTTACTATTAAGTGCGGTTC belongs to Diorhabda carinulata isolate Delta chromosome X, icDioCari1.1, whole genome shotgun sequence and includes:
- the LOC130901360 gene encoding uncharacterized protein LOC130901360; its protein translation is MKCLYYQHSTIVWLGILTFISTCENVSEMHHRTKGATEKQHDLWCYRCDTMLDGERCLDVEGNNNSYLHHKCTREQKKCQVRRISMSTSTDEITGEPKLWLLQRNCTESCEPGCIIIGERTKLHSCITCCDEYNYCNAGGGASPNRHISCAVLVTSFAILRIVFGLMRCNTTFCR